A single Nicotiana tabacum cultivar K326 chromosome 5, ASM71507v2, whole genome shotgun sequence DNA region contains:
- the LOC107832581 gene encoding topless-related protein 3-like isoform X1, with amino-acid sequence MSSLSRELVFLILQFLEEEKFKDSVHRLEQESGFFFNMKYFEEKVHAGEWDEIEKYLSGFTKVDDNRYSMKIFFEIRKQKYLEALDRQDKAKAVEILVNDLKVFSTFNEDLYKEITHLLTLNNFRENEQLSKYGDTKTARSIMLIELKKLIEANPLFREKLIFPTLKSSRLRTLINQSLNWQHQLCKNPRPNPDIKTLFTDHTCNPQNGALAPAPVNLSAAAVAKPTAYTSLGAHGPFPPTAAAANANVLAGWMANAAASSSVQAAVVTASSLPVPPNQVSILKRPITPPATLGMVEYQSADHEQLMKRLRPTQSVEEVTYPMVRQQASWSLDDLPRTVAFTLHQGSSVTSMDFHPSHHTLLLVGSNSGEIILWEVGRREKLVSKAFKIWDIQACTLTFQASAAKDAPFSVTRVAWSPDGTFVGVTFSKHLVHLYAIIGKRDLRQHLELDAHAGGVNDLAFAYNKQLCVVTCGDDKLIKVWDITGRKLFSFEGHEAPVYSICPHQKENIQFIFSTAIDGKIKAWLYDNLGSRVDYDAPGHWCTTMLYSADGSRLFSCGTGKEGDSFLVEWNESEGAIKRTYTGCRKKSAGVVQFDTTQNHFLAVGEDSQIKFWDMDNINILTSTDADGGLPSLPRLRFNKEGNLLVVTTADNGIKILANAAGMRSLRAVETPPFEALRSPIEAAAIKVSGSSVPNVAPVSCKVERSSPVRPSPMLNRVDSVPRSMEKPRTLDDISDKTKPQLTEILDKVQCRIITMPESPESGNKVARLLYTNSGVGILALGSNGIQKLWKWARNEQNPSGKATANVIPQHWQPNSGLLMTNDVSGVNLEEAVPCIALSKNDSYVMSAAGGKVSLFNMMTFKVMTTFMSPPPASTFLAFHPQDNNIIAIGMEDSTINIYNVRVDEVKSKLKGHQKRITGLAFSTNLNVLVSSGADAHLCTWSIDTWEKRKSVPIQLPAGKASAGDTRVQFHSDQVRLLVSHETQLGIYDASKMERIRQWVPQDALPAPISHAVYSCNSQLVYASFCDGNIGVFDADSLRLKCHIAPSAYLSQAVLNGSQAVYPLVIAAHPQEPNQIAVGLSDGIVKVIEPLESEGKWGETPPVGNGMLNGRTTAASSTTTNHVAEQVQR; translated from the exons ATGTCTTCTCTGAGTAGAGAATTGGTGTTCCTCATACTTCAGTTCTTAGAGGAGGAAAAATTCAAGGACTCTGTTCATAG GCTTGAACAAGAATCAGGGTTTTTCTTCAATATGAAATACTTTGAGGAGAAAGTCCATGCGGGTGAATGGGACGAAATTGAGAAGTACTTGTCTGGATTTACAAAAGTGGATGACAACCGATActccatgaaaatattttttgaaataagAAAACAGAAGTATCTTGAAGCTCTTGACCG ACAAGACAAGGCAAAGGCAGTGGAGATTCTTGTGAATGATTTGAAGGTGTTCTCTACATTCAATGAGGACCTTTATAAAGAGATCACTCACCTCTTGACACTCAACAATTTCAG agaGAATGAGCAGCTTTCCAAGTATGGTGACACCAAGACAGCACGTAGCATAATGTTGATAGAGTTGAAAAAATTGATTGAAGCAAATCCTCTTTTCCGGGAGAAGCTCATTTTCCCTACATTAAAATCATCAAGATTGCGTACCTTGATCAATCAGAG CCTGAACTGGCAGCACCAGCTCTGTAAGAACCCAAGGCCAAACCCAGACATCAAGACCTTGTTTACAGATCATACATGCAATCCTCAGAATGGGGCGCTTGCACCCGCACCTGTTAATCTATCTGCTGCTGCGGTTGCAAAACCTACCGCATATACATCGCTCGGGGCGCATGGG CCATTTCCACCCACGGCAGCAGCTGCAAATGCTAATGTTTTGGCTGGTTGGATGGCAAATGCTGCTGCATCTTCATCTGTTCAAGCAGCTGTTGTGACAGCATCATCACTGCCTGTTCCTCCGAATCAAG TTTCAATTTTGAAGCGCCCAATCACACCTCCTGCGACACTGGGCATGGTTGAGTACCAAAGTGCGGATCACGAGCAATTAATGAAACGTTTACGCCCTACACAGTCTGTTGAGGAG GTTACGTATCCTATGGTTCGTCAACAAGCATCTTGGTCCCTTGATGACTTGCCAAGGACAGTAGCTTTTACTCTGCATCAAGGATCCTCAGTCACTAGCATGGATTTTCATCCTTCTCATCATACATTGTTGCTAG TTGGCTCCAATAGTGGTGAAATAATACTTTGGGAAGTCGGAAGGCGGGAAAAGTTGGTCTCGAAGGCATTCAAGATATGGGATATTCAAGCTTGTACATTGACATTTCAG GCTTCTGCTGCCAAAGATGCACCATTTTCTGTGACCCGTGTTGCATGGAGTCCAGATGGGACTTTCGTTG GAGTAACATTTTCAAAGCACTTGGTCCATCTATATGCCATTATCGGGAAGCGTGATTTAAGGCAGCATTTGGAG CTGGATGCCCATGCTGGGGGTGTGAATGACTTAGCATTTGCTTATAACAAGCAGTTATGTGTAGTAACGTGTGGAGATGATAAGTTGATAAAG GTGTGGGATATTACTGGAAGAAAGTTGTTTAGTTTTGAAGGACATGAAGCTCCTGTATACTCAATATGCCCTCATCAAAAAGAGAATATTCAG TTCATATTTTCAACTGCTATAGATGGAAAAATAAAAGCTTGGCTGTATGATAATTTGGGATCTAGAGTTGACTATGATGCTCCTGGTCATTGGTGTACAACTATGCTTTACAGTGCTGATGGAAGCAG ATTGTTCTCTTGTGGAACTGGCAAAGAAGGAGATTCTTTTCTTGTAGAATGGAATGAAAGTGAAGGAGCCATAAAGAGAACATATACTGGGTGTAGGAAGAAATCAGCTGGTGTTGTGCAGTTTGACACTACTCAAAATCACTTTTTGGCTGTCGGTGAAGATAGTCAGATAAAATTTTGGGACATGGACAACATTAACATTCTTACAAGTACAGATGCTGATGGTGGTCTCCCG AGTCTTCCACGCTTGAGATTCAACAAGGAGGGCAATCTTCTTGTTGTTACTACTGCTGACAATGGGATTAAGATTCTTGCAAATGCTGCTGGTATGAGGTCCTTAAGGGCAGTTGAAACCCCACCCTTTGAAGCATTAAGATCTCCCATTGAAGCAGCCGCAATTAAG GTGTCAGGTTCTTCTGTCCCAAATGTTGCACCAGTCAGTTGTAAAGTGGAAAGAAGCTCTCCTGTCAGGCCTTCTCCTATGCTT AACAGAGTTGATTCTGTGCCCAGAAGCATGGAGAAACCAAGAACATTGGATGACATTTCTGATAAGACCAAGCCACAGTTGACTGAAATTCTAGATAAAGTTCAATGCAGGATTATTACCATGCCGGAGAGCCCAGAATCCGGTAACAAG GTTGCAAGGCTTCTTTATACCAATTCTGGTGTTGGCATCCTGGCACTTGGATCAAATGGTATTCAAAAATTATGGAAGTGGGCACGCAATGAACAAAATCCAAGTGGGAAG GCCACTGCTAATGTTATTCCACAACATTGGCAACCAAACAGTGGTCTTCTTATGACTAATGATGTCTCAGGTGTTAATCTTGAAGAGGCAGTTCCTTGCATAGCCCTCTCAAAGAATGACTCTTATGTAATGTCAGCTGCTGGTGGAAAAGTTTCATTGTTCAACATGATGACATTTAAG GTAATGACAACTTTCATGTCGCCTCCGCCTGCCTCAACTTTCTTAGCATTCCATCCTCAAGATAACAACATTATTGCCATTGGTATGGAGGATTCCACAATCAATATATACAATGTTAGGGTGGATGAG GTAAAATCTAAACTGAAGGGCCATCAAAAGCGCATAACTGGTCTTGCATTCTCCACCAACCTCAACGTATTGGTCTCATCAGGAGCTGATGCGCAT CTATGTACATGGAGCATTGATACATGGGAAAAGAGAAAATCAGTTCCCATTCAGCTGCCTGCTGGTAAAGCATCTGCTGGTGACACTCGTGTACAATTTCACTCGGACCAAGTCCGCTTGCTAGTATCCCATGAAACCCAATTAGGAATTTATGATGCCTCTAAGATGGAAAGAATACGCCAG TGGGTTCCACAAGATGCTCTTCCGGCGCCCATATCACATGCTGTGTACTCTTGCAACAGTCAACTAGTTTATGCTTCCTTTTGTGATGGTAACATTGGTGTGTTTGATGCTGATAGCCTTAGGTTAAAATGTCATATTGCTCCTTCTGCATATTTATCTCAGGCAGTGTTGAATGG AAGCCAAGCAGTGTACCCGCTGGTCATTGCAGCACATCCCCAGGAGCCAAACCAAATTGCAGTTGGGTTGTCAGATGGGATTGTTAAAGTGATTGAACCTTTGGAATCTGAAGGGAAATGGGGAGAAACTCCACCTGTTGGTAATGGGATGTTGAATGGTAGGACAACAGCAGCCTCATCAACCACTACCAACCATGTTGCTGAACAAGTTCAAAGATGA
- the LOC107832581 gene encoding topless-related protein 3-like isoform X2: protein MSSLSRELVFLILQFLEEEKFKDSVHRLEQESGFFFNMKYFEEKVHAGEWDEIEKYLSGFTKVDDNRYSMKIFFEIRKQKYLEALDRQDKAKAVEILVNDLKVFSTFNEDLYKEITHLLTLNNFRENEQLSKYGDTKTARSIMLIELKKLIEANPLFREKLIFPTLKSSRLRTLINQSLNWQHQLCKNPRPNPDIKTLFTDHTCNPQNGALAPAPVNLSAAAVAKPTAYTSLGAHGPFPPTAAAANANVLAGWMANAAASSSVQAAVVTASSLPVPPNQVSILKRPITPPATLGMVEYQSADHEQLMKRLRPTQSVEEVTYPMVRQQASWSLDDLPRTVAFTLHQGSSVTSMDFHPSHHTLLLVGSNSGEIILWEVGRREKLVSKAFKIWDIQACTLTFQASAAKDAPFSVTRVAWSPDGTFVGVTFSKHLVHLYAIIGKRDLRQHLELDAHAGGVNDLAFAYNKQLCVVTCGDDKLIKVWDITGRKLFSFEGHEAPVYSICPHQKENIQFIFSTAIDGKIKAWLYDNLGSRVDYDAPGHWCTTMLYSADGSRLFSCGTGKEGDSFLVEWNESEGAIKRTYTGCRKKSAGVVQFDTTQNHFLAVGEDSQIKFWDMDNINILTSTDADGGLPSLPRLRFNKEGNLLVVTTADNGIKILANAAGMRSLRAVETPPFEALRSPIEAAAIKVSGSSVPNVAPVSCKVERSSPVRPSPMLNRVDSVPRSMEKPRTLDDISDKTKPQLTEILDKVQCRIITMPESPESGNKVARLLYTNSGVGILALGSNGIQKLWKWARNEQNPSGKATANVIPQHWQPNSGLLMTNDVSGVNLEEAVPCIALSKNDSYVMSAAGGKVSLFNMMTFKVMTTFMSPPPASTFLAFHPQDNNIIAIGMEDSTINIYNVRVDEVKSKLKGHQKRITGLAFSTNLNVLVSSGADAHLCTWSIDTWEKRKSVPIQLPAGKASAGDTRVQFHSDQVRLLVSHETQLGIYDASKMERIRQWVPQDALPAPISHAVYSCNSQLVYASFCDEAKQCTRWSLQHIPRSQTKLQLGCQMGLLK from the exons ATGTCTTCTCTGAGTAGAGAATTGGTGTTCCTCATACTTCAGTTCTTAGAGGAGGAAAAATTCAAGGACTCTGTTCATAG GCTTGAACAAGAATCAGGGTTTTTCTTCAATATGAAATACTTTGAGGAGAAAGTCCATGCGGGTGAATGGGACGAAATTGAGAAGTACTTGTCTGGATTTACAAAAGTGGATGACAACCGATActccatgaaaatattttttgaaataagAAAACAGAAGTATCTTGAAGCTCTTGACCG ACAAGACAAGGCAAAGGCAGTGGAGATTCTTGTGAATGATTTGAAGGTGTTCTCTACATTCAATGAGGACCTTTATAAAGAGATCACTCACCTCTTGACACTCAACAATTTCAG agaGAATGAGCAGCTTTCCAAGTATGGTGACACCAAGACAGCACGTAGCATAATGTTGATAGAGTTGAAAAAATTGATTGAAGCAAATCCTCTTTTCCGGGAGAAGCTCATTTTCCCTACATTAAAATCATCAAGATTGCGTACCTTGATCAATCAGAG CCTGAACTGGCAGCACCAGCTCTGTAAGAACCCAAGGCCAAACCCAGACATCAAGACCTTGTTTACAGATCATACATGCAATCCTCAGAATGGGGCGCTTGCACCCGCACCTGTTAATCTATCTGCTGCTGCGGTTGCAAAACCTACCGCATATACATCGCTCGGGGCGCATGGG CCATTTCCACCCACGGCAGCAGCTGCAAATGCTAATGTTTTGGCTGGTTGGATGGCAAATGCTGCTGCATCTTCATCTGTTCAAGCAGCTGTTGTGACAGCATCATCACTGCCTGTTCCTCCGAATCAAG TTTCAATTTTGAAGCGCCCAATCACACCTCCTGCGACACTGGGCATGGTTGAGTACCAAAGTGCGGATCACGAGCAATTAATGAAACGTTTACGCCCTACACAGTCTGTTGAGGAG GTTACGTATCCTATGGTTCGTCAACAAGCATCTTGGTCCCTTGATGACTTGCCAAGGACAGTAGCTTTTACTCTGCATCAAGGATCCTCAGTCACTAGCATGGATTTTCATCCTTCTCATCATACATTGTTGCTAG TTGGCTCCAATAGTGGTGAAATAATACTTTGGGAAGTCGGAAGGCGGGAAAAGTTGGTCTCGAAGGCATTCAAGATATGGGATATTCAAGCTTGTACATTGACATTTCAG GCTTCTGCTGCCAAAGATGCACCATTTTCTGTGACCCGTGTTGCATGGAGTCCAGATGGGACTTTCGTTG GAGTAACATTTTCAAAGCACTTGGTCCATCTATATGCCATTATCGGGAAGCGTGATTTAAGGCAGCATTTGGAG CTGGATGCCCATGCTGGGGGTGTGAATGACTTAGCATTTGCTTATAACAAGCAGTTATGTGTAGTAACGTGTGGAGATGATAAGTTGATAAAG GTGTGGGATATTACTGGAAGAAAGTTGTTTAGTTTTGAAGGACATGAAGCTCCTGTATACTCAATATGCCCTCATCAAAAAGAGAATATTCAG TTCATATTTTCAACTGCTATAGATGGAAAAATAAAAGCTTGGCTGTATGATAATTTGGGATCTAGAGTTGACTATGATGCTCCTGGTCATTGGTGTACAACTATGCTTTACAGTGCTGATGGAAGCAG ATTGTTCTCTTGTGGAACTGGCAAAGAAGGAGATTCTTTTCTTGTAGAATGGAATGAAAGTGAAGGAGCCATAAAGAGAACATATACTGGGTGTAGGAAGAAATCAGCTGGTGTTGTGCAGTTTGACACTACTCAAAATCACTTTTTGGCTGTCGGTGAAGATAGTCAGATAAAATTTTGGGACATGGACAACATTAACATTCTTACAAGTACAGATGCTGATGGTGGTCTCCCG AGTCTTCCACGCTTGAGATTCAACAAGGAGGGCAATCTTCTTGTTGTTACTACTGCTGACAATGGGATTAAGATTCTTGCAAATGCTGCTGGTATGAGGTCCTTAAGGGCAGTTGAAACCCCACCCTTTGAAGCATTAAGATCTCCCATTGAAGCAGCCGCAATTAAG GTGTCAGGTTCTTCTGTCCCAAATGTTGCACCAGTCAGTTGTAAAGTGGAAAGAAGCTCTCCTGTCAGGCCTTCTCCTATGCTT AACAGAGTTGATTCTGTGCCCAGAAGCATGGAGAAACCAAGAACATTGGATGACATTTCTGATAAGACCAAGCCACAGTTGACTGAAATTCTAGATAAAGTTCAATGCAGGATTATTACCATGCCGGAGAGCCCAGAATCCGGTAACAAG GTTGCAAGGCTTCTTTATACCAATTCTGGTGTTGGCATCCTGGCACTTGGATCAAATGGTATTCAAAAATTATGGAAGTGGGCACGCAATGAACAAAATCCAAGTGGGAAG GCCACTGCTAATGTTATTCCACAACATTGGCAACCAAACAGTGGTCTTCTTATGACTAATGATGTCTCAGGTGTTAATCTTGAAGAGGCAGTTCCTTGCATAGCCCTCTCAAAGAATGACTCTTATGTAATGTCAGCTGCTGGTGGAAAAGTTTCATTGTTCAACATGATGACATTTAAG GTAATGACAACTTTCATGTCGCCTCCGCCTGCCTCAACTTTCTTAGCATTCCATCCTCAAGATAACAACATTATTGCCATTGGTATGGAGGATTCCACAATCAATATATACAATGTTAGGGTGGATGAG GTAAAATCTAAACTGAAGGGCCATCAAAAGCGCATAACTGGTCTTGCATTCTCCACCAACCTCAACGTATTGGTCTCATCAGGAGCTGATGCGCAT CTATGTACATGGAGCATTGATACATGGGAAAAGAGAAAATCAGTTCCCATTCAGCTGCCTGCTGGTAAAGCATCTGCTGGTGACACTCGTGTACAATTTCACTCGGACCAAGTCCGCTTGCTAGTATCCCATGAAACCCAATTAGGAATTTATGATGCCTCTAAGATGGAAAGAATACGCCAG TGGGTTCCACAAGATGCTCTTCCGGCGCCCATATCACATGCTGTGTACTCTTGCAACAGTCAACTAGTTTATGCTTCCTTTTGTGATG AAGCCAAGCAGTGTACCCGCTGGTCATTGCAGCACATCCCCAGGAGCCAAACCAAATTGCAGTTGGGTTGTCAGATGGGATTGTTAAAGTGA